Proteins encoded in a region of the Pseudomonas sp. PDNC002 genome:
- a CDS encoding pitrilysin family protein, producing the protein MKTLARRHAGLLLGSLLLPLMASAAEPQPTHEYTLDNGLKVVVREDHRAPVVVSQLWYKVGSSYETPGLTGLSHALEHMMFKGSRKLGPGQASLVLRDLGAEENAFTTDDYTAYYQVLARDRLPVALELEADRMAHLALPADQFKSEIEVIKEERRLRTEDKPSALAFERFKAAAYPASGYRTPTIGWMADLQRMTIEDLRHWYQAWYAPNNATLVVVGDVTGNEVKALAEKYFGEIPKRDLPAARKPLELAEPGERRLKLHVRTQLPSLIMGFNVPTLGSSDDAKQINALRLVSAILDGGYSARLASRLERGEEIVAGASASYDAFSRGDGLFFLSATPNVQTGKTLDQVEAALWKQLEDLKQNPPSKEELERVRAQVIAGLVYERDSIAGQASTIGELESVGLGWRLADKDLEAIQAVTAEDIQQAARTYFTRSRLTLAQVLPEVATDKEPSHE; encoded by the coding sequence ATGAAAACCCTTGCACGCCGCCACGCCGGCCTGCTGCTCGGCTCCCTGTTGCTGCCGCTGATGGCGAGCGCTGCGGAACCACAGCCCACCCACGAATACACCCTGGACAACGGCCTGAAGGTCGTCGTTCGCGAAGACCACCGCGCCCCTGTGGTGGTTTCCCAACTCTGGTACAAGGTCGGCTCCAGCTACGAGACGCCCGGCCTCACCGGCCTCTCCCACGCCCTGGAACACATGATGTTCAAGGGCAGCCGCAAGCTAGGCCCCGGCCAGGCATCGCTGGTGCTGCGCGACCTGGGCGCGGAAGAGAACGCGTTCACCACCGACGACTACACCGCCTATTACCAGGTGCTGGCCCGTGACCGCCTGCCGGTGGCGCTGGAGCTGGAAGCCGACCGCATGGCGCACCTCGCCCTGCCGGCCGACCAGTTCAAGAGCGAGATCGAGGTGATCAAGGAGGAACGCCGCCTGCGCACCGAGGACAAGCCCAGCGCGCTGGCCTTCGAACGCTTCAAGGCCGCCGCCTATCCCGCCAGCGGCTACCGCACGCCGACCATCGGCTGGATGGCCGACCTGCAGCGCATGACCATCGAAGACCTGCGCCACTGGTACCAGGCGTGGTACGCGCCGAACAACGCCACCCTGGTCGTGGTCGGCGACGTTACCGGCAACGAAGTGAAGGCCCTGGCCGAAAAGTACTTCGGCGAGATTCCCAAGCGTGACCTGCCCGCCGCGCGCAAACCGCTGGAGCTGGCCGAGCCGGGTGAACGTCGTCTCAAATTGCACGTACGCACCCAGTTGCCCAGCCTGATCATGGGCTTCAACGTGCCGACCCTGGGCAGCAGCGACGACGCCAAGCAGATCAACGCCCTGCGCCTGGTCTCGGCGATCCTCGACGGCGGCTACAGCGCCCGCCTGGCCTCGCGCCTGGAGCGCGGCGAGGAAATCGTCGCTGGCGCCTCGGCTTCCTACGACGCCTTCTCCCGTGGCGACGGCCTGTTCTTCCTCTCCGCCACGCCCAACGTGCAGACCGGCAAGACCCTCGACCAGGTCGAGGCCGCGCTGTGGAAGCAGTTGGAAGACCTCAAGCAGAACCCGCCGAGCAAGGAAGAACTGGAGCGCGTACGCGCCCAGGTCATCGCCGGTCTGGTCTACGAGCGCGACTCCATCGCGGGACAAGCCAGCACCATCGGCGAACTGGAAAGCGTCGGCCTCGGCTGGCGTCTGGCGGACAAGGACCTGGAAGCCATCCAGGCCGTCACCGCCGAAGATATCCAGCAAGCCGCCCGCACCTATTTCACCCGCTCCCGCCTGACCCTCGCCCAGGTCCTGCCGGAAGTCGCCACCGACAAGGAGCCGAGCCATGAGTGA
- the ftsY gene encoding signal recognition particle-docking protein FtsY, which produces MFGSNDDKKAPPAGEKKGLFGWLRKKPQAEEQPAAEVEQPVEQPIAAEPVPGPEQTPAAQAEPVAPHAEPAPEPVIDVVPAAVPVEPLVQPAPQPIVAEAPQPAVLPVEPAPVQPEPVAEAPVVVAQPEPEVAPQPETEPEPQTKPAASEPSKLGFFARLKQGLSKTSASLGEGMASLFLGKKAIDDDLLDEIETRLLTADVGVEATTAIVQNLTRRVARKELADSEALYKALQEELATLLRPVEQPLTITNDKQPYVILVVGVNGVGKTTTIGKLAKKLQQDGKKVMLAAGDTFRAAAVEQLQVWGERNNIAVIAQHTGADSASVIFDAVQAAKARGVDVLIADTAGRLHTKDNLMEELKKVRRVIGKLDDTAPHEVLLVLDAGTGQNAINQAKQFNNAVELTGLALTKLDGTAKGGVIFALAKQFALPIRYIGVGEGIDDLRTFEADAFVRALFETREIA; this is translated from the coding sequence ATGTTTGGTTCCAACGACGACAAGAAGGCCCCGCCAGCCGGGGAGAAGAAGGGTCTGTTCGGCTGGTTGCGCAAGAAGCCGCAAGCCGAGGAACAACCCGCCGCCGAAGTCGAGCAGCCGGTAGAACAACCGATTGCCGCCGAGCCCGTTCCTGGGCCCGAACAAACGCCTGCCGCACAAGCCGAGCCGGTCGCACCGCACGCCGAGCCGGCTCCCGAACCGGTTATCGACGTAGTGCCGGCCGCCGTACCGGTCGAGCCGCTGGTGCAGCCCGCCCCGCAGCCGATCGTTGCCGAAGCGCCGCAGCCGGCTGTCCTGCCGGTCGAGCCAGCGCCCGTTCAGCCCGAGCCCGTGGCCGAAGCGCCCGTCGTGGTCGCCCAGCCGGAACCCGAGGTCGCCCCACAGCCCGAGACTGAACCCGAGCCGCAGACCAAACCTGCCGCCAGCGAACCGTCGAAACTGGGCTTCTTCGCCCGCCTGAAACAAGGTCTGTCGAAGACCAGCGCCAGCCTCGGCGAAGGCATGGCCAGCCTGTTCCTGGGCAAGAAAGCCATCGATGACGACCTGCTCGACGAAATCGAAACCCGCCTGCTGACCGCCGACGTCGGCGTCGAGGCCACCACCGCCATCGTGCAGAACCTGACCAGGCGCGTGGCGCGCAAGGAACTGGCCGACAGCGAGGCGCTGTACAAGGCCCTGCAGGAGGAGCTGGCCACCCTGCTGCGCCCGGTCGAACAGCCGCTGACCATCACCAACGACAAACAGCCCTATGTGATCCTGGTCGTCGGCGTGAACGGCGTCGGCAAGACCACCACCATCGGCAAGCTGGCCAAGAAGCTCCAGCAGGACGGCAAGAAAGTCATGCTGGCCGCCGGCGACACTTTCCGCGCCGCCGCCGTCGAGCAGCTGCAGGTCTGGGGCGAACGCAACAACATCGCGGTGATCGCCCAGCATACCGGCGCCGATTCCGCCTCGGTGATCTTCGACGCCGTGCAGGCCGCCAAGGCCCGTGGCGTGGACGTGCTGATCGCCGACACCGCCGGTCGCCTGCACACCAAGGACAACCTGATGGAAGAGCTGAAGAAGGTGCGCCGCGTGATCGGCAAGCTGGACGACACGGCTCCCCACGAAGTCCTGCTGGTACTGGATGCCGGTACCGGACAGAACGCCATCAACCAGGCCAAGCAGTTCAACAACGCCGTTGAGCTGACCGGTCTGGCCCTGACCAAACTGGATGGCACCGCCAAGGGCGGGGTGATCTTCGCCCTGGCCAAGCAGTTCGCGCTGCCGATCCGCTACATCGGTGTCGGTGAAGGGATCGACGATCTGCGAACCTTCGAGGCCGACGCTTTCGTCAGAGCATTGTTCGAGACCCGGGAGATCGCATGA